Within the Medicago truncatula cultivar Jemalong A17 chromosome 4, MtrunA17r5.0-ANR, whole genome shotgun sequence genome, the region tGCAGACTGCATGTAGTCATGGCATTTACTCTTCCCTTTGTATCCATAAGTATTAAGAAATTACTACTTCTATGGTTATTATCGATGAAAGATGGACATTAACGTGTTCGTCTATCTGCTTTTCTACTGATCAAATATTTTTGGCGacacaaattaaaataagcTCTTTAATAgtctaaaatattatttcaattgAAGTGGTGTTATTCATAGTTTAATgtgatttaattttctttaattaataattaaaattaaaattcatattatagtggtgttgtttttttaatgagatttgatattttttattaattatttaagtcataaattaaaatggataaaattgtaaatataatgTAGTTTAACTCAAGgataaaatttgaaatgaaaaaggtATCACAAAATCATGTATTCCATTTATATAAAggtatatattattatcatcattattattattattattattattattattattattattattattattattattattattattattattattattatcattattattattattattatcattattattattatatagtagtttaaaaaatttagtaaaGGAGAAAATTTTAATAACAGTAATCACACAAATAACCATTTTTTAACCCTTTCATATGAGATTTGAATTTCATCTCTTGAAGTTATAATGTTTACATTCTTATTACCAAGCAAAGTCGACCTAACATATGTAGAGGtctaaatcaaatttaatagtaaaacctttttcttttattttaaaatatatatagcacatggcttataaaaataaaataaatcaagtttTGCTAAGCTTAAGGTTCAAACCACAGAGCATATGAGTCCTCATCTTGACTAATATTTAAACCGGACAAACATTTATAACTAGCacgttatattatatatttataattaaattgattttttgagTCTAAAATTTTGAGAACTAAAAGTCTAACTTAAATTTgagaaagagaaatgttaagTGGAAATAAGTTTTCTGCTCAACaccatatttatttaattatttatttttgaaaggaatactatatttatatatggTGTTGTTATATATAGTGTCGTAATACAATATCAACTTTTCTTTATTTATCATACCAAATTAGCATGTTAGCAATAGTTAGACCATCCACAATCGAGCACTCCATATTGAGTGCTTAAATGGGCCCCATGTTCACGTCATCAATTTTACGGTAACATTTGATaaacaccaattttttttaatccaacccctcaaaataaattattaactAGGCCCCACAAATAACTCTATACCATTACATTTTTAATAAGGTGGTTAATAAAATTAAGTCGCTACCTTTTTTGTGGTTGAAGGCGAAGTTTCCTTCACTTGATCACCTCAACTATCATGGCTGGTGGCTTTTTCACCCTTCACTGTTTTGGGCATTGGATAATTTTTGtctgtttgtttgtttctgtcGCCGTTTCAATTTGGTGACCTTTGTTAATATTGTATAAACTCTGTTTCTTCTGGCATGTCTTATGCTAGGAAGGACTTTTTGTTgtggtaatatatttcattttagtctctttaaattttttttattcattttactaAGATATATTAAATGGGACCCATGAaaattgaagagagagagagagaggatgcTTCCATAGCCACCCTCCTCCATATATTATACTCCACAATAGAGATACCTATTTAATGTGGTGATAAATAGGTGAAACACCCATTATTATGGATGGTCTTAGACATAAATGTATTTAGATGAACGTACCCTGAGATTTTGGGATAGTAGGCTTGGTGTGGTTTTGCTGGTGTTGTTGTAGGCAGTGGGAgtcttttttgtttccttttgtttgctttttttgttttgtttggtttctaGGGTACTGTTGGTACGCCTAGCCCTATATATCATTTTGTTgtaaaaataagaaagatgATATATTTCTTCAGATTGAGTCTGTTTTAGCCAATGACTAAGCccttattttttgaaatataaaatgtatAATCTGTTTGATATCACGGTAGGTATGTTAATATAGTGATCCACCCTTATTTTGCAAGCTAAGAATTGAACTATTACTGAATTGTAACTACTTGTTTGTCCCACAAATCATTTTCTATTTACCACATCATCCTTGTAATTACTTGTTTATCCCGTAGACCATTTTCTATTTACCATATTATCCATGCATGGTTACCTATATTGCACTGTCGTGAAATTTCATTTCTCGTTTCTTTGTACTATTTAGCCTCATAATCTCTCATCAACTCAGAcccaataattttaaatattaagtgagatttaaaatacatttttgaaaagaagaacTTTTTAATATGTATATTTGAAACGGAATAAATTCGAAGTTAAAACTTTAACCCTTATATATCAATGAAATTATACCAACAGAGGTAAATATTCTTTACAATATGCTTAAAACTAAATAAACCAGCTTATATATTAACTAAGGTGgggtatcattttttttttctatttttctcaaTCATTGATAGTTAATGAAGCTTGAAGCTAACtaaatatgtattttgttaTGTAGATAATAGGAAAGGACTTGTTTAAATgtctaaaggaaaaattggGGGCAAATTTTACTACATTTCTTTCGGAAAAGTTGACTCTAGTACCTGGGGACATTTCTCTTGAAGACTTGGGATTGGAAGATTCTATTCTAAAGGAAGAAATTCACAATCAAATAGATGTTATTGTTAATTTAGCTGCAAATACAAACTTTGATGAAAGGTACTAAAAATATCAGGCTTTTATTACTCTACCaaagtagatttttttattccttcattcttttttttatattcaattttactttttgttttcaTCTCTATGCAGGTATGATATATCTTTGGGCCTAAATACATTTGGGATTAAGTATATTATAAACTTTgcaaaaaaatgcaataaactCAAGGTTCTTGTGCATGTATCAACAGGTCAGTACgtaataagaaataaatttatgtCAATATCAATCACAAAAGTTaggaaaaatattaattagcctcacaatatttttattttgaaagggCCTCACAATAATTATTGTACCTTAACTAATTAATTTCAGCATATGTATGTGGGGAGGGAGAAGGGCTCATATTAGAGAAACCATATCACTTGGGTCACTCCTTAAATGGTGTGAATGGATTAGATGTTGACATAGAAGAGAAAGTGGTGCGAGATAAATTGTGTGAGTTACAACAGCTGGGAGCAACAGAGGATGAAATTAAAATGGCCATGAAGAACTTGGGTATTAGCAGGTTTGTGAAAATTATTAATTaggattatttatttaattgttttcttctaATTATCCATTGCTATGGCTTAGGCTAATTGGGTCTGCTATGAGACTATTTCTCAAGTCGAAATGGGACATTTACTATCTTTAAAGTTGGTGACTTCACGAGTCAAACTCGTGGATTGTTTTTCTgatggtggtcggggtttgaaccccggaccttgcatatattatgcattgttcatattaactgagctaagctcacaaggacaaACTCGTGGATTGTTTAGTATTACACTAGtgctaacattttttttataaaaaaattgactaatTTAATGGCCGATTTATTAGCTTGACACCCAACTTAATTATAGTAGTAGTTAATTAATCGACACAAGGCTTGCCTTTGCtccattaaatattttaaataatttcttaCCAAACATGAACAACCCATCTCTCTTGGATATATTTAAGAAGAGAGATATTAGAACTCACTCATGAATCATGATCATGGGTCAAACATACCGGGGGATTAGAGGAAAAGAGAAATATTTCAACTATtatggaagttttttttttttgtttgtagagTATGACATAAAAATGTTTGTAGTTGATACATTTTTAGTTTTGAAGGTTACATCAAGAATTTAGCTGAACCCTCTAAAACtctccttatatatatatttcaattttccttttatcattCGTTTTATCAAAAACCCTATACCCTCCTACTTTCTCGCACAAACCCTTAAATTCAAAGATTATGTACCCAATCctcatgcatatatatatatatatattataagaagaCGAGATAGACACTCAACATAAATTTATGAGTTGGATTTATAAATATGGATTAAACTGAACATAAATtcaagagagaagagaagagatttTGCAATTTTTCCGTCAAATAAATATGTGGGGGAGTGTGTTTATAGTCCTAAAATAGATGATATATATGTGCATGTGTTTATAGATTGGAGACACTCTTATACTGGTACTATTAATTAGTcccaatcaaaattttaaggcTAGAGAAGATATTTTTGCAATCTTAAGACTAGGGAGTAATAAATATATTCAACTAACCACCATTGGCATACGAGATGCACCCACATCTCTTAATTTTGTCTTTACTATTGTTTTGCCTTAAAAAATTTCCTATCAATCTCCCACTTTGTTTAGAACAATATTTTTAGaggatattaaaataaaagagaatgctAACTAATGCCTCAAGGGTATTGATTAAGAATttaaaacaagtaagtttttatgaaaaagttgtgtaatcattactttatcaaaagtaacatcttatattttcCTCTTTCTGTATACTCTTTTTTCTCCTATGCGGGTTAAGTGCACCTTATGCTAGCTCTGCTTAATAATAtttgctgattaaaaaaaaaattatattttcaagacaaaatttttatttataaattcttTAACCATTGCCCTGAGAGCACTGAATAGCAAGACCCTAAACAAAATAGTATGACCCTTAACATTTTGAGCCctaaagtaaaattaaattcaaatgcaGTCGTAATAAAATGTTTCTCAAAATTGTTTTCTTCTATTTGTAAATTCTTCTACTTTTTAGTTGCTTAACATGTGCTTTTAGGGCATAAGGTAGCATGACCCTTATCTTATCATAAATAGAAGAAAACAATTTTGAGAAGTCAAAAGTGTTTTTCTGggccaaacaaacaaacaaacaaagccttaaatTCTTAGATATTTGGCACGTACACTACCTTTAATTTCAATCAATACTGGTTTATGTTTCTGGGACAACAATTTTAGTTTACTTTATGAACAATCAAACTAGGGCAAAATTATATGGATGGCCAAACACATACGTATTCACAAAAGCAATGGGAGAAATGCTTGTGGGGCAATTGAAAGGAAACTTGTCTGTTGTTATTATTCGTCCAGCCATTGTCACCAGTACATTCAAAGAACCTTTCCCTGGTTGGTCTGAAGGTGTAAGGTATAATTTCCTTTAAATTTACCTTTTTAAACTTAATCTCATTGTTTATCTTAATCATTTCACTATAAATGATGAATAATTTTGGTCACTCAATAATTTTTCgcaatttagtaaaaaaaaaaaaatcttgattgaaaaTTACTTAAAATTAACTCAACCATTTATGTTTATGACAATAATTCATAGTAAATTGTTGGTTGGTGAATTCGTTAATATCTTAACATCAAACCTCTTGTCGTTATATATCAAAATCTAGGTCCAATGCTCATCAGCACACACacctaattcattttttttataatttggttTCATGTCCGTATGTGGACTCGTTGGATTGTGCAAGTGGTGTACCAAATTTTGATTTGTTGCCTATTTAcccattagggttgttcattttttccataacaCTTGatcaagtttttttgtttttgttttgaggaAACTTGATCAAGTTTTATGTCCTTCAGTTTTGtagtatttttttcatttaaatataCTTACGGTCTTGCAGATCCTCTGCGTCGCCCCAATTGCTTAAAATTAACTCAACCATTTAAAATCCATTCTTTACTTAAATTATCGAATGAAACAAAAACTTTTATCCAAAATCAACATATGTTAAATTTTACCCTCTTGCAATTCTAAACTTACATTCTccaagtttttattttgttttaactttaGAACCTTCAATGTTGAGATATTTTTAggtaaatgaaaattaatagtAGGACTTGATAGAAATAGCCTctttgttccaaattatataaacaaaaataggtTTGGAAAAGTTGATGTATTCTGTACAGCTTTTAGGAAAcgaccaaaaataaatttatttgatgaccaatatctttctattttttttttcttttcaatcaagaggaccaaatttgaaaattatttcaatCAAGTGCtactattaatttttcatatacCTAAAAATTTGAGGACCAACTTTGAATATTAATAGTAGCCAAATTTTTATGTGtgctatttcaaaaaaaattatagtaggaCTTGATTGAAAAAATAAGACCTAATTTATATCAATGTTTGTGCTTGTTAATTACAGGACTATTGACAGTTTAGCTGTAGCTTATGGGAAAGGAAAATTAACATGCTTCCTTGGAGATCTTAATGCAATTGTTGATGTGGTGAGGTTCTACATGAAACCAATAGTATTTATTCCTAATTGCTATTTATCTAGAGAGttttatttaagaatttatcaagaaaatttttcaaccaattaaatttgttatttggcGGAAATCAAGGGAAGTAATGGTGTGTAATTAAGGAAAGGTgttaacctatgaagcacggatacgaacacagacaccagacacgacacagacactgacacgccgacacaactaataatttgaaaatatcacataattcggtgtaattacaagtgttgGTGTCGTGTCGGTATTggacacgacacgtgtccgacactgggacacacctaatccgaggagtgttcgtgcttcataggtgTTAACAAATAAACTgtcttgaaattttcttgataaattttgtCACTGTATCTATATTTTCCCTTCCTAATTATAATTTCTCCATTAATTTTCTAGTCTCATCTTAAATGCCACTTATTCAATAATCAGATACCAGCTGACATGGTGGTGAATTCAATATTAGTGGCCATTGTAGCTCATGCAAATCATCCTAATAACGATGCTATATATCATGTTGGTTCCTCTATTAGAAGACCTCTTATGTATAGTGATCTTCAAGAATTTGGCTTTAGACATTTCAAAGCAAAACCATATATAAACAAAGATGGAAAGCCTGTTAAAGTTGGTAAAGTTACAGTGTTTAGCAACATGGACAGCTTCAGCAGATTCATGTTCATTCGTTACCTTCTTATGTTAAAGGTTTCTAGCTAGAGTTAATtctatatctttattttttataatgacttacatggttttaaattgcggtcACAGTTATGGTGCGAGTTATTATATTGTGGCAAAATACGGAAAAAAATGCAACCTGATACACTCAAATTCGCAGTCGGATACCATTATGGAGACcacaaaatcatttatattaCGTTTGCAGACCGCGATTTAAAGCCATGATCACTAATTCACAATCACTCAATTTTTTCCTTAGAAATTTTACAAGGATATAAAGTAGTTAATTTTGTCTCATGTACTTTTTGCATTTGGTAGGGACTTGAGATAGCTAATACTGCACTTTGCCAGTATTTCAAAGGGACATATCTTGATCTCAAAAGGAAGATCCAAATTGTTATGCGGCTGGTAGACCTCTACAAGCCTTACTTGTTCTTCAAGGGCGTGTAAGTATTATTAGAATGACTATATGTTTCATCTATGTTTTGAATCAAATATTTGAATagatatgtttaattaaatacTTTTAAGTGGTGGAAAATTGTCATCTAACAAGTCAAATTAAGATTTTGATGTTAATGAGATATGACttgaaaatatgttaaaaagtAAGAGACACCCCTCGCCCTATAAGCCGATTTAGCAAGGCTAGAATTTGACCCAAGTGGCATGCACTCAACCcaaattttgtatatatatatatatatatatatatatatatatatatatcatccaAGATTCATTAGACTACTCGCTGTCAGGTCACTTAGGGCACACTTCAGATGTCTAGTCCTAACCTTTATAAATGAGAGACATTTCTCGTCTtacaaattgatatttttaaggGTTGACTGATTTTGTAGTTAGTGGAGCTAAATCCAACAAGAATTCTAAAAATGTATATCTTAGATCCATTGGGTCACCAAGTATTAGGTGATAAATATGCTTCGTGCATTATcattacaagccggttttgatGAGTTGATTAATTAGGGTTAATTTAAATTCTAAGTAGTTAAATCAATTTCTAAAGGTTATCTATCCCGAGATGCTATTATTGAAGCATATATAAGCTTAAACATATTGTTTATGGCATGCAGATTTGATGACATGAATACAGAGAAGTTGAGAATGGCAGCAAGACAAGGTGGGGTGGAGACagatttgttttattttgatccCAAAGTGATCAAATGGGATGATTATTTCTTGAACATTCACCTCCCTGGCGTCGTTAAATACATTCTAAAGTGATACCATATAAAATGATGAGATACATATATATGCTGGAAGAATATGAATTGTATCAAAAAGCGCTTTTAAGCGCTCTTTTTAGCATTCATtgttttattgggtgaaatcaatgtatgtccacCACTTTATGCAAGCTTCATTTTCAAAGTATAGGTCCCACAttaatttaaaccaataaaataGTGAATGATAGATAGAGttctcaaaagagagtgttatTAGCATTTATCACTGGAATAATGTTGTTAAGTTCAAATTTGTGATGGAAGAATTACACTAGTGTTGCTTGATGGTAGTCTAAATTGTGTTAGCTAGCTGCCAATTATGTTAATTTCAAAGGTTTGATCAATATTGATAAGTGTATtatcaaatatcatatatatgtttCTTTTCTCTTAAATATAACTATTTCATATAATACTATTTCAGCTTGGTTTGTTGGATAAcatcactttctctctctcattaTCTCTTAATCACGACCATTCTTTCTATATGATGTTAAAGTAATAATCAAATGTTATTCTACTATAATTCAATGTATGATATCAACATTTAAGTAATAAACTCTATATATAAAAGTAAGGTTTTtctaattataacaattgacaAGTGATATTCTCATACATTCAACTTCcctctaattaattttatattttttttaatataaaggtTGTTGATGCAAAGAGCGTCAACTATATATTAAAaaggaaacaaacaaaacaagaagaaaGGGGGACATAGACCTAAACCTGTAGAAATTTACAAATCTATAGCAAGGTAAACCTAGCCTATTTAATTTCTAATGAAATCAGCTCTAGCTTGAATTGGAATGTCATTCATCCAAACCAAATAGTTAGTGGTTAAACCAATAATCGCCAATTTATCAGCATAACAATTCCTTTCTCTGACAATGAGGTTATTATGCTTTACCTTAAATATCTTATAATAATGGgaaaaaatattagtttaagttattatacattgtatgatttttgtttttgactcaAGTATACATTTTCTGAtagtatataataaataatttcccCATAGCAATATTGCAGGCTTTTTCTTGGCACCGTAGTAGTGCATTGCTACGGTAGTTTTCCTgttttctttgataaaaataatactccctcctgtcctatttacaagaaacaatttactttttaaatacattaaataatttatgtatttggtttaggttcttgattagatacatacattattcaatgtatctaaaaaatcaattttctcttgtaaataggaccggagggagtataaaatataaatgtaagaGATATTGTGATGTTTGATGGGaccatttaaaattttagatgaGTGGTACGAATATTTAGAAAATGTAAGTGAAtggtttaaataattaaaaagtgtaaaataatataatgtattAAGTAGTGGAGTCCATTTATACCACCCATATGGATGACATGGATGTGGGTGCTCTAACATTTTCTATCCACCATGAAGGTGCGTATTAATTCTGGTGCTAGGTGAAATCATCCATCATTGTGAATTTTGGTAATTAATATTTTCACCATTAAGAAGGGAGGAAACGGTTTCTCCATTATGGTGTATGTTCCTTCTatccatttatatatttttttgttacatttctATCCGTTTCTCtttataattttgataataattaataaaacctGCCATTTACATTTGAACATTGACGCATGTTACTTAAGTTTTAACCTCTGAAGAAATAATTGTGGTACACTCTTTTGTGTCAGTTTTGTATGGAAAAACTCATTGTTCAACTTTTTCctctcattaattaattaattgacacatttttctgttttgatttttattcacTAGTACAACTACAATGGCGTTGGGAAGTAGTATATACTCCATTTTCTTTAAGATAAGACCATTTTCTCCTTCTAACTTCTCTTTAtgtctctctctatatataccTTAAAAATGGATATATGTACGTGGCTTGtatgtttgattgtttttttggaGAAGATAACATGAGAGTTCAACCAAATGTTAAGATTTATCTTCTTTTATGAGCTGAAAATGCAAATACTGTCTCGCACCGCTTTCACAATAAGGTACAAAATTTATGACTTAGTTCTATCCTATTTTgtatctttctttcattttctctttcgaAATATAACATGTATGCAGACTGCATAACATATATTTAAGTAATTACTgctgttattattattacaagTGGAAAGATGCTATTAATGTATTTTGGTGGTGTCCGactgtccggggttcgaaccccagatcttacatatattattatgcattgtccttactaactgagctaagttcatgaaaactttttttctatgtgtttaattgtatataaaatgatatatgaATTTAAGTATATACTATGatcaaatatttttgacaaacaaattaaaGTAAGTACTTTTAATAGTTTCAAATACTATTTCTATTGTAGTGGTGTTGTATATTTTAATGTGATTTAACtgatttttaatttgtaatttaAAGTTCTATTTTAGtggtgttgtttatattttgagaaaTGTTAGGTGGAAATCATTTTTATGCTAgacacaatatttatttttcccaGCAGGTCTcaattataaatagaaaaaaaatcattttttggattaattgaataactaatatatttggtgtgtaatatagattaaatacaataattatttaatgaacctaatttttttttaaatgttgctTATAATTGAGACCCTAAgaagtatttaattttaaaaggaacaacatatatatatatatatatatatatatatatatatatatatatatatatatatatatgatgttgttttataataattataggtggtattttttttttaatgtcataATACAATATCAACGTTTTCTCCATCATACAAAAATTGTCAGGCTAGCAATAGTTAGGCCCAATTGTATTTCGATGAGCGTTCCCTTAGATTGTATGTggaattctgctcttctcccAGCAAGTTTCGCTCCCATCCAACCAAACTGACCAAAATACTCCTAcacgttagttaactaacacaAGTATAAAAAATACGTGACTTAGTTTTTACacatgcgtgacttaactcacgctgcgtgagttaactcatgctaaAATAAAcatctgcgtgagttaactcacgcaggttcTGTTTTTGCATTTTCACAATGTAAGTACTAGATTTATTTGGGCACATGAAACATCATCATCACGTATGCAAAGTACACCATATCCTGGTTTCATTCTTAAACATGTTGGACATAACaatgtttctattttatttggGTACatgaaacatcatcatcatctatgCAAAGAATGAAACCTGGACATGGTGTACTTTGCATACGTGATGATGATGTTTCATGTACCCAAATAAATTTAGTACTTACATGCTGAAAATGCAAAAACAgaacctgcgtgagttaactcacgcagacGTTAATTtcggcgtgagttaactcacgcaaccCAAACCCAAACCTCCATCAAACCCAAACCTTGCGATGAGTAGTAGCTGCATTTGTTAATCTGAAAATAGGAAACAAGATAATTAGTCAGGATACAACAGAAGGTTTAGTTGAACCGATGCTTTCTCAGACAAACATGTTCGATGACGAACTTATATATCAATGTCAAACACTACTCCATATTGCATCTGTAATAAAGGTTGTATACTACATAATATTTATCtatcaaaaaagaaatgaagttCAAATATTGAATGACATAAGAGCTTGAGTTTGGAATAAGCTAGCAGAGGTATTAAACGAGAAAATATAC harbors:
- the LOC25492296 gene encoding alcohol-forming fatty acyl-CoA reductase, which produces MELGSVLHFLQDKTILITGATGFLAKILLEKILRVQPNVKKLYLLLRASDAKSASHRFHNEIIGKDLFKCLKEKLGANFTTFLSEKLTLVPGDISLEDLGLEDSILKEEIHNQIDVIVNLAANTNFDERYDISLGLNTFGIKYIINFAKKCNKLKVLVHVSTAYVCGEGEGLILEKPYHLGHSLNGVNGLDVDIEEKVVRDKLCELQQLGATEDEIKMAMKNLGISRAKLYGWPNTYVFTKAMGEMLVGQLKGNLSVVIIRPAIVTSTFKEPFPGWSEGVRTIDSLAVAYGKGKLTCFLGDLNAIVDVIPADMVVNSILVAIVAHANHPNNDAIYHVGSSIRRPLMYSDLQEFGFRHFKAKPYINKDGKPVKVGKVTVFSNMDSFSRFMFIRYLLMLKGLEIANTALCQYFKGTYLDLKRKIQIVMRLVDLYKPYLFFKGVFDDMNTEKLRMAARQGGVETDLFYFDPKVIKWDDYFLNIHLPGVVKYILK